The Nostoc sp. 'Lobaria pulmonaria (5183) cyanobiont' genome window below encodes:
- a CDS encoding ABC transporter ATP-binding protein, with amino-acid sequence MKTRSNYWQLLPYIRLQWQTIAKGLIGISGYVLATLVLINLAGKLATPFAQGNVVAIAQITGSCALVFLVRGLFQSIQDMYMAKAALRVAFHLRQQVYTHLQKLNLSYFETAKAGDLSYRLTEDVDRVGEVVNKGFHDFIPCILQLLAIPVYMIYLNWQLTLATVIVAPLMGILVGWFGERLRKYSLKSQNRVSGLSAILAEVFNGIRLVQAFAAENYEIARFGHEAERSLKAKYSAERLKAIQIPIIGFFEALSALSLLIVGAWQISQGHLTVANFFSYLAAAALLIDPIGHTTNNYNEFKQGEASVDRVFELMAIQPTVIEKINAIALAPVKGKVEYRHISFAYKPGEPVLKDISLLVSPGEAIALVGASGAGKTTFVNLLPRFYDPEVGQILIDNVDIRDVKLHSLRRQIGIVPQETIMFSGTIAQNIAFGQNVFDIKAVKEAAKIANAHQFISQLPEGYKTWVGERGVNLSGGQRQRIAIARAVLLNPQILILDEATSALDSESEALVQEALERLMEKRTVFIIAHRLSTVRRCDRILVLEQGQIVESGTHEELLALERRYARFYAQQFS; translated from the coding sequence TTGAAAACCCGTTCTAATTACTGGCAACTGCTGCCTTATATCCGACTCCAGTGGCAAACGATTGCCAAGGGACTTATTGGTATATCGGGATACGTACTAGCGACATTAGTGTTAATTAATCTTGCCGGTAAATTGGCAACTCCCTTTGCCCAAGGTAATGTAGTCGCGATCGCTCAAATAACTGGCAGTTGTGCCTTAGTCTTTCTGGTGAGAGGCTTGTTTCAGTCTATACAAGATATGTATATGGCGAAAGCGGCTTTGCGAGTTGCTTTTCATCTTCGCCAGCAAGTCTATACTCATCTCCAAAAGCTAAATCTCAGCTATTTTGAAACGGCAAAAGCAGGTGATTTATCTTACCGCCTCACCGAAGATGTTGACCGCGTTGGCGAAGTCGTAAATAAAGGATTTCACGACTTTATCCCGTGCATTTTGCAGTTGCTAGCAATTCCGGTTTACATGATTTACCTGAATTGGCAACTGACATTAGCAACAGTGATAGTTGCACCCCTGATGGGTATTTTAGTCGGCTGGTTTGGTGAACGGTTACGTAAGTATTCCTTAAAAAGTCAAAATCGCGTGTCGGGTTTATCAGCTATCCTCGCGGAAGTTTTCAACGGTATTCGTTTAGTACAGGCTTTTGCTGCCGAAAATTACGAAATTGCTCGCTTTGGCCATGAAGCAGAACGCAGTCTCAAAGCAAAATACTCAGCCGAACGCCTGAAAGCGATTCAGATTCCCATTATCGGATTTTTTGAAGCCTTAAGTGCCTTATCGTTACTGATTGTGGGAGCGTGGCAAATTTCCCAAGGTCACTTGACAGTGGCGAATTTTTTCAGTTATCTAGCGGCGGCGGCGCTATTAATCGATCCCATTGGTCACACTACTAATAATTACAATGAATTTAAGCAGGGTGAAGCATCTGTTGACCGCGTTTTTGAATTGATGGCAATTCAGCCAACGGTGATCGAAAAGATAAATGCGATCGCTCTGGCTCCAGTTAAGGGCAAAGTAGAATATCGTCATATTTCCTTCGCCTATAAACCAGGTGAACCTGTCTTAAAAGATATCAGTTTATTGGTATCGCCAGGTGAAGCGATCGCTCTTGTGGGTGCATCTGGTGCTGGTAAAACTACATTTGTCAACCTCCTCCCCCGTTTTTACGATCCCGAAGTTGGTCAAATATTGATTGACAATGTTGATATTCGAGATGTGAAGCTGCATAGTCTGCGGCGACAAATTGGGATTGTTCCTCAAGAAACCATCATGTTTTCAGGGACAATTGCCCAAAATATCGCCTTTGGACAAAATGTTTTTGACATAAAAGCAGTTAAAGAGGCGGCGAAAATTGCTAATGCTCATCAGTTTATTAGCCAACTGCCAGAAGGTTATAAGACTTGGGTAGGCGAACGTGGGGTAAACTTATCAGGTGGACAAAGACAAAGAATTGCGATCGCTCGTGCTGTTTTGCTCAATCCCCAAATATTGATTCTTGATGAGGCGACATCAGCATTAGATTCTGAATCAGAAGCACTGGTACAAGAAGCCCTGGAAAGATTGATGGAAAAACGGACGGTGTTTATTATTGCTCACCGTTTATCGACAGTTAGGAGGTGCGATCGCATTTTAGTTCTTGAACAGGGACAAATTGTCGAATCGGGAACCCATGAAGAATTATTAGCCCTAGAGCGTCGCTATGCGCGATTTTATGCCCAGCAATTTAGTTAG
- a CDS encoding DUF433 domain-containing protein has protein sequence MKLEEYFNALAPDDIRLKGTRIGIESILYEYIYRCKTPEEIAEQFHTVTLEQVYATILYYLHHRSEVDAYLVDWLEFSRTMREEQQLNPSPARMRFRRIQEENAPKQLQES, from the coding sequence ATGAAACTGGAAGAGTATTTCAACGCGCTTGCACCAGATGACATTCGACTTAAAGGAACCCGGATTGGGATTGAGAGCATTCTTTACGAATACATCTATCGCTGCAAAACACCAGAAGAAATTGCCGAACAATTTCATACGGTGACGTTGGAACAGGTTTACGCCACGATTTTGTATTACTTGCATCATCGTTCAGAGGTTGATGCGTATCTTGTAGATTGGTTAGAATTTTCCCGAACTATGCGCGAAGAGCAACAGCTAAATCCGTCTCCTGCCAGGATGAGGTTTCGGCGGATACAGGAAGAAAACGCTCCAAAACAGTTACAGGAAAGCTAA
- a CDS encoding GNAT family N-acetyltransferase: MISELPIIASDRLLLRAAIHEDIPQILKYFINNKTYLTPFYPLWADGFFTEEYWQYQIENSFLEFINGQSLKLFIFTKKNPTVVIGTVNFSNFVRGAAHFCYVGYSLAENKQGKGYMTEGLKSATQYLFQELNFHRVMANYMPHNRRSGNVLKRLGFVVEGYARDYLLINGQWEDHILTSLTNPHWKAPNF, encoded by the coding sequence ATGATATCAGAACTGCCAATAATTGCAAGCGATCGCCTGTTATTACGAGCAGCGATCCATGAAGATATACCCCAAATTCTCAAATACTTTATTAATAACAAAACTTATCTGACTCCATTTTACCCTCTTTGGGCTGATGGTTTTTTCACTGAAGAATATTGGCAATATCAGATAGAGAATAGTTTTCTAGAATTTATCAATGGACAATCGTTAAAACTATTTATTTTTACCAAAAAAAATCCTACCGTAGTTATTGGAACGGTTAATTTTAGTAATTTTGTCCGAGGAGCCGCTCATTTTTGCTATGTGGGATATAGCCTTGCTGAAAATAAACAAGGTAAAGGATATATGACGGAGGGGTTAAAATCTGCAACTCAATATCTATTTCAAGAGTTAAATTTTCACCGAGTCATGGCTAATTATATGCCTCACAATCGGCGCAGTGGCAATGTACTCAAAAGACTCGGTTTTGTCGTTGAAGGATATGCCAGAGACTATTTGTTAATTAATGGCCAATGGGAAGATCATATTTTGACAAGTCTTACAAATCCTCATTGGAAAGCACCTAACTTTTAA
- a CDS encoding sensor domain-containing protein, which yields MDVDEFSQQIEELRSRVRGIWQRTATQPNSQQGLIIEAFDELQIAVEELLAASEELYTTRAAVERECQRYQELFNFAPDAYLVTDTAGKILEANNAAVTMFSVHLKYLVGKPLILFIAQQDRQFFHSQINNSQQIQDWVIDLKPRFSKPFPASIRASPVYDSQEKLVGWRWLLRNISEAKQAEERMAKRTEELAKANQQLLSEITERKRAESQLLHLALHDVLTGLPNRALFMNRLKDAVNYSKRHSDYLFAVLFLDLDRFKLINDSLGHAVGDQLLLTVAQRLQECLRSTDIAGRLGGDEFIILLVGIKDVVEVLAVVERIQNKLALPVILGGQKVSTTASIGITLSITGYKEPEDLLRDADIAMYRAKTQGRGCYQIFNTDMHIQAIAHLELVNELRRAIELQEFQVYYQPIVSLSSGRITGFEALVRWLHPKHGIVLPEYFMSIAQETRLIILIEQWVLYEACGQIQQWQKQLSSSCGDLPESPLTISINLCSNRFSEENLLPHINKVLQDTGLDAPSLTLEITESVIMENNDKAIIRLKELRNLGIKLAIDDFGTGYSSLGRLHHFPINQLKIDRSFVSGDIIDDGNLDIVETIITLAHKLGVDVTAEGVETEEQLGMLKKLNCEYGQGYFFSHPLNSSQATALIMANPQW from the coding sequence ATGGATGTTGATGAGTTTAGCCAACAGATAGAGGAATTGCGATCGCGGGTACGGGGAATATGGCAGCGTACTGCAACTCAACCGAACTCACAACAAGGGCTAATAATAGAGGCATTTGATGAACTTCAAATAGCAGTGGAAGAACTATTGGCTGCCTCTGAGGAGCTATACACAACAAGAGCGGCAGTAGAGAGAGAGTGTCAGCGTTACCAAGAATTATTCAATTTTGCACCGGATGCTTACTTGGTAACTGATACCGCAGGGAAGATCCTAGAGGCTAACAATGCAGCAGTAACTATGTTCTCTGTGCACCTAAAATATCTGGTAGGTAAACCATTAATTCTGTTTATTGCTCAACAAGATCGGCAGTTCTTTCACTCCCAGATAAATAATTCGCAGCAGATACAGGACTGGGTAATTGACCTAAAGCCACGGTTCAGTAAGCCCTTTCCTGCTAGTATTAGGGCATCTCCAGTGTATGACTCACAAGAAAAGTTGGTAGGCTGGCGTTGGTTGCTGCGTAATATCAGCGAAGCTAAACAAGCTGAAGAACGAATGGCAAAACGCACAGAGGAACTGGCAAAAGCAAATCAGCAATTGCTGAGTGAAATTACAGAGCGTAAACGAGCCGAGTCACAACTGCTGCACCTTGCGCTTCATGATGTACTGACGGGTCTCCCAAACCGCGCTTTATTTATGAACCGCTTAAAAGATGCGGTCAATTATTCCAAACGGCATTCAGATTATCTATTTGCTGTCTTGTTTCTAGACCTAGATCGCTTCAAGTTGATCAACGACAGCCTGGGACACGCAGTGGGAGATCAATTATTGCTTACCGTAGCTCAAAGGCTTCAAGAATGCTTGCGCTCTACAGATATAGCTGGGCGGTTGGGAGGAGACGAGTTTATCATCTTGCTGGTGGGAATTAAAGATGTAGTAGAAGTGTTAGCGGTTGTTGAACGAATACAAAATAAACTGGCACTTCCGGTGATTTTAGGCGGACAAAAAGTTTCTACTACAGCGAGTATTGGCATTACCTTAAGCATAACAGGTTACAAAGAACCAGAAGATTTATTGCGTGACGCTGATATTGCGATGTACCGAGCTAAAACACAAGGCAGAGGGTGCTATCAGATTTTTAACACTGATATGCATATTCAAGCAATCGCACACTTGGAGTTGGTTAACGAGCTGCGCCGAGCCATTGAGCTTCAAGAGTTTCAGGTTTATTATCAACCGATAGTGTCACTCAGTAGCGGCAGGATAACTGGTTTTGAAGCGCTTGTGCGTTGGCTACATCCAAAACACGGCATTGTTTTGCCAGAGTATTTCATGTCAATTGCCCAAGAAACCAGGCTAATTATCCTTATTGAGCAGTGGGTCTTGTATGAGGCATGTGGTCAGATACAGCAGTGGCAAAAGCAATTATCCTCTAGCTGTGGGGATCTGCCTGAGTCTCCCTTGACCATTAGTATCAATCTTTGTAGTAATAGGTTCAGTGAAGAAAACTTGCTGCCGCACATCAATAAAGTTCTACAAGACACTGGACTAGACGCACCGAGTTTGACGCTGGAGATTACAGAAAGCGTAATTATGGAAAACAACGATAAAGCCATCATCAGGCTAAAGGAACTGAGAAATTTAGGAATTAAGTTGGCAATTGACGACTTCGGTACAGGCTATTCTTCATTAGGTCGTCTCCACCACTTTCCAATTAATCAATTGAAGATAGACCGCTCCTTTGTTAGTGGGGACATTATTGATGATGGAAATTTAGATATTGTTGAGACAATTATTACATTGGCACACAAATTAGGTGTGGATGTGACCGCCGAAGGGGTGGAGACAGAAGAGCAACTAGGAATGTTGAAAAAGTTGAACTGTGAATATGGGCAGGGATATTTTTTCTCCCATCCATTAAATAGCTCTCAGGCGACGGCATTAATTATGGCAAATCCTCAGTGGTGA
- a CDS encoding protein adenylyltransferase SelO gives MTLAETPNYKNSSNPFLTLNYESALESLGDDYYDEVAAEEFPQHVLRWRNDALLPRLGLDPQVVKDEDFITAFGKFQGRKPLLALRYHGYQFGEYNRQLGDGRGFLYGQVRATDGELYDFGTKGSGRTPYSRGGDGMLTLKGGMREVLAAEALHHLGVRTSRCLTMIETGLPLWRGDEPSPTRSAVMIRMSSSHIRFGTFERLHYFQRPDLTKKLLDHVIEQYYQHLSAEQDKYVLFYAELVKRVAELVAQWMAAGFCHAVLNTDNMSITGESFDYGPYAFIPTYNPSFIAAYFDYYGRYCFGNQPSICHLNLQMLQEPLKAIIDKGEMEAALERFDEYYEAEYSSLMLKKLGFENLPYSETVELLNLTIEFLKDSQVGYHEFFYEMARTFSSKWRDEPGFVMDNSDIVPVPGASGIFDDWCILYHQILNDFDSDRTDVIAQTLAVHNPKTALSRPVIESIWESIAQEDNWQPFYDLIKAIQSRR, from the coding sequence ATGACTCTGGCTGAAACTCCAAACTACAAAAATTCTAGTAATCCTTTTCTCACCCTCAACTACGAAAGCGCCTTAGAATCTCTAGGCGATGACTACTACGATGAGGTTGCAGCAGAGGAATTTCCCCAACACGTCTTGCGTTGGCGTAACGATGCACTACTACCTCGTTTGGGTCTAGACCCCCAAGTAGTCAAAGACGAAGATTTTATCACAGCTTTTGGCAAATTTCAGGGGCGTAAACCCTTGTTAGCGCTACGTTACCACGGCTATCAATTTGGTGAATATAACAGACAGTTAGGTGATGGTAGAGGCTTTCTCTACGGGCAAGTCCGCGCCACTGATGGCGAATTGTACGATTTTGGCACAAAAGGCTCTGGGAGAACGCCTTACTCCCGTGGTGGTGATGGTATGCTGACGCTCAAAGGTGGGATGCGGGAAGTTCTGGCTGCGGAAGCACTACACCACTTGGGTGTACGAACCTCGCGTTGTCTAACCATGATTGAAACAGGTTTACCCCTTTGGCGGGGTGATGAACCTTCACCTACCCGTTCAGCTGTGATGATTAGAATGAGCAGTTCTCATATTCGGTTTGGCACTTTTGAGCGACTGCACTATTTCCAGCGTCCAGATTTAACTAAGAAGTTATTAGACCACGTAATTGAGCAGTATTATCAACACTTAAGTGCTGAACAAGATAAATATGTCCTGTTTTACGCCGAATTAGTGAAACGGGTTGCAGAACTAGTCGCACAGTGGATGGCGGCTGGCTTTTGTCATGCAGTTCTGAATACTGACAATATGTCGATTACTGGAGAGAGTTTTGACTATGGCCCTTATGCGTTTATCCCGACTTATAACCCATCCTTTATAGCTGCGTATTTTGACTATTATGGACGTTATTGTTTCGGTAATCAACCAAGCATTTGCCACTTGAATTTACAAATGCTCCAGGAACCTTTAAAGGCAATTATTGATAAAGGCGAAATGGAAGCTGCATTAGAAAGGTTTGATGAGTATTATGAAGCTGAATACAGTTCTTTGATGTTGAAAAAGTTAGGTTTTGAGAATTTGCCGTATTCAGAAACAGTGGAACTATTGAATCTAACGATTGAATTTTTGAAAGATAGCCAAGTTGGTTATCACGAATTCTTTTATGAGATGGCTCGTACTTTTTCATCTAAATGGCGAGATGAGCCAGGTTTTGTAATGGATAATTCAGATATTGTGCCAGTACCCGGTGCATCTGGAATATTTGATGATTGGTGCATACTATACCATCAAATTTTGAACGATTTTGATAGCGATCGCACCGATGTAATTGCTCAAACTCTAGCTGTTCATAATCCCAAAACGGCATTATCAAGACCTGTGATTGAATCTATTTGGGAATCAATTGCTCAGGAAGATAATTGGCAACCTTTTTATGACTTAATCAAGGCAATTCAGTCTAGGAGATAG
- a CDS encoding DUF5615 family PIN-like protein, translating to MAIRYLLDEHLNPTYRSQLVRRNPELIVRIIGDLDVPPKGTPDPEILIWCETNEFILVTNNRKSMPRHLADHLASGCHIPGIFTIDANQSIGQTVEELIIIVEASFDDEYQDRIEYLPLSR from the coding sequence ATGGCAATCCGGTATCTGTTAGATGAACATCTGAATCCTACATATCGTTCCCAACTTGTGCGGCGCAACCCTGAATTGATTGTGCGAATAATTGGGGATTTAGATGTGCCACCCAAGGGCACTCCAGATCCAGAGATTTTGATTTGGTGCGAAACCAATGAATTTATTTTAGTCACGAACAACCGTAAGTCGATGCCTAGACATTTGGCTGACCATTTAGCTTCAGGTTGCCATATTCCTGGAATATTCACCATTGATGCAAACCAAAGCATTGGACAAACTGTTGAAGAATTAATCATTATTGTGGAAGCTTCGTTTGATGATGAATACCAGGATCGAATTGAATATCTACCTCTGAGCCGATAG
- a CDS encoding PRC-barrel domain-containing protein, with product MTSEQIIRRSDILNTQVITRDNGKRLGIISQVWVDIDQREVVALGLRDSLISISGIPRYMYLNNISQIGDVILVDNEDVIEDIEVESLSNLINWEVITETGEVLGKVRGFKFNGESGKLESIVIASLGLPQIPDQFVSTYEFSVDEIVSTGPNRLIVFEGAEERVEQLTVGLLERLGIGKAPWERDIEEEYGYTPPRQVAPGNQLPSGVPLQPPRQKVRAPEPVAREEEWTEDYVEEERPQRQVMKARQYESIQYEEDEEEDNWSEATGSDRYQQPQPLKYEAQPYNKPYVDEYDDYDDVEGDAWEDAPKPVNIPKKVKERQPEYEEEGGY from the coding sequence ATGACCTCCGAACAGATAATTAGGCGTTCCGACATATTAAATACCCAGGTGATTACCCGCGACAACGGCAAGCGGCTAGGCATCATCAGTCAAGTCTGGGTTGATATCGATCAACGAGAGGTTGTGGCTCTTGGTTTGCGAGACAGCCTGATCTCCATTTCGGGCATACCGCGCTATATGTACCTCAACAACATCAGCCAGATTGGTGATGTCATCCTGGTTGATAACGAAGATGTCATTGAAGATATCGAAGTTGAATCTCTCAGTAATTTGATTAACTGGGAAGTAATTACAGAAACAGGTGAAGTCTTAGGTAAAGTTCGGGGCTTCAAGTTCAACGGCGAAAGCGGGAAGCTTGAATCTATAGTCATTGCTTCTTTAGGATTGCCCCAAATTCCCGATCAATTTGTGAGTACTTACGAGTTCTCAGTAGATGAAATTGTCAGCACTGGCCCCAATCGGTTGATTGTGTTTGAGGGAGCCGAAGAACGGGTAGAGCAGTTGACAGTTGGTTTACTAGAGCGGCTGGGTATCGGCAAAGCGCCGTGGGAGCGAGATATAGAAGAAGAATACGGCTATACTCCACCGCGCCAAGTTGCACCAGGTAATCAACTGCCTAGTGGAGTGCCATTGCAGCCACCCAGGCAAAAAGTTCGCGCCCCCGAACCCGTAGCGCGGGAAGAGGAATGGACTGAAGACTATGTAGAAGAGGAAAGGCCACAGCGTCAGGTAATGAAGGCGCGGCAGTATGAATCTATTCAATACGAAGAAGATGAGGAAGAAGATAACTGGAGCGAAGCAACAGGCAGCGACAGGTATCAACAACCGCAGCCGCTAAAGTATGAAGCCCAGCCCTATAACAAGCCTTATGTTGACGAATACGATGATTATGACGACGTAGAGGGCGATGCTTGGGAAGATGCGCCGAAGCCTGTGAACATTCCTAAGAAAGTCAAGGAAAGACAGCCAGAATACGAAGAAGAAGGCGGATATTAA